GTGGTGAGAGCGCGCAGAACTGCAAAAGCAGtgttccctggggaacacaaggGAATCTCTTTCTGAGCCATTCTTCTCACCACAGAGAGACCCAGCAGCGATGGTGTAACACCTGCCAGATACACTTTATAGGGGATCTAATCAAACATCGAAGGACTCAAGAACATAAGGTAACAAATTACCGCCCTGATTTACAAAGGAGGTTGAGTGATAAAAGACATTCATTTATCCTTAGAGGCAGGGGAGTGAGCTGGAGGGAATACACTGGGGCATTGCACTGTGGCGATGAGGATATTTCTAGACAGATCTCTTTATGCATCTAGTTCTCTTGGGCTTCTGCACACTGGTGCTGGTGGAACTCCTGGGTGTCATGCTGAGCAAATTGGCACTGACTAGCAACACATCTTTTGTTTTCCAATTATGGCTACTACAGGCCCTGCTTGCTATTAAACTCTGTCTGTCCAGAGGTATGATAGCAGCATGGCTCTTTCCTTGATTATTTTCAACTGCATGGGGAAATTTAGATAGGCAGTCTGGAATTACCCAAGCTGGAATCTGGTCAGGACACTAGTGTTAATTACCTCATCTCATAGGACAAGTGCCATGAGATCTTTCAAGATCATGAGCAACCAGAGCCTTTCTGCGTTGCTCTCCCCACACATTTGCCACCTCTTGGGAATGTGGACACATGTATGCCAGGATGCCCCTGTCTCCTGCTGTAAGAAGGTGGCCTGACTGTTCTAGATTCAGTCATGATTTTGAGAGAGAAGTTGTTTAAATTCAGCTTAATTGAAACAAAGTAGTGCCTGTCTTAACCAATCAGATCTTCTCatccctctctgctcagctggCCAAACGCTCTCTCCGTCCCTTTTGCACTGTCTGCAGCCGCCACTTCAAGACCCCTCGCAAGTTTGTAGAGCACATGAAGTCCCCTGAGCATAAGCAGAAGGCCAAGGAGGTAATGTGAACTGGGTTGGGGGGAAGCACTGCTGCATTACAGAAGTGGCTATGCTTGGGATGTGTGGGAGGAGTATGCATATGTCCTACTTGTCTCAAACCAGTGAAGAGATGCATCATTTTTCCTGTCGAGTggttcctctccttcctgactgcattCCAATACTACTGGAAGGAGCAGACTGATAATTGAGCACTGTATGTGTGACAGGGGGCATGATAGCCTTCTTGCTTTCTAGTAATGCCATCTGCTCATCCCAGAATGTGGCAGTCCCGGACTCCACCAGGAGTCCTATCCAGTCGTCCTCCATCAACAAGAGGGACATTATGTGAGTGCTGAAGTTAGTCTGGTCTGATCTTTCCTCTCTGTGTCTGGCAGGTGAGGCTGGGCGAGAAGGAGCTAGGTGGGCCAGAAGACTCAGAGGAGCTAATCACAGTTGATGCTGTTGGCTGTtttgaagatgaggaggaggaggaggaggaggaaggaattgGTGAAGAGGAAGGTTCTGAGGTGGTGCAGACAGAGAATGAAGATCCCATCACCATGCAGGTGCACAATGATAACAGAAATGGAAGGCTGTATTATGTGAGCTGTATTATCTGAGTTGGATCCTAATGGCTCAGTCAGTCAGGAACACTTGAGCTCAGGGCATTCTGGAGACTTATCTACTCCATTCccagaggacaggacaagaagggGACTATCTAAGATACTCTGAAATCTGATTTCGCTTTTTGGCAAAGAGTGACAAGATCTTTGATCTCCATTAGTGATACAGGGGAGCCCTTCATATGCTAGAGAGATCCTGGCTACCCTGACAAGGGAGGCAAAACAGTTTACACTTCACTCTCCACCATTCTGCTTTAGCTGATCCATTAGCAGCTTTTCTTCTGTTCCTAACTGGACCCCACAAATGGATACATCTTGGGAAGCGTTCTCCAGATGAAATAGCTCTCTGCTTCAAGAACAACTAACAGTGGGAAGAACACAGCTGAGGTAGCTCAGGCCTTAAATACAGGTGGTGGTTTTTAACCCTGCTAATGAAATTTTCTCCTGATAGTTGGTCTTTGTGTCTGGATTTAATCTGTTCCATACACTATACTGTTAATGTAACCTGTGCAGGATGCCTTGAATACTGAATGGTAACACAATTAAGGGGTGTATTTTATAGTAGGAAGGGGATAATAGGAAACAAAAGCCCCTTCCTGCCATGTTGGACCTCAGCTTTGCCCCCAGGCTCACTGGAAAGGGTTAAAGGCCCATGAGGGGAGCTGAGCAATGGATGCAGCCCCAGTAGACGGTCCTTGCAGGCTGGGGACTCCATGCACTGACATGGTCTCTTGATATCTCGTTCAGGTTGGGCTGAAGGAAGAGTCTCCGGTGGACTGTGAAGGAAATGAGACATACTGTCCAGATACCCCCTATGGTAAGCAAACCCAGACAAGCAGTGTATCCAAGAGTGCCTTCTGGGGCCAGAGGCTGCCATTGTATGGCAGGGGGGTGGGCCTCTGCACAAGAGCGTGTTGGCAGCCGTAAGCAGGACTCTCTCCAGCATCCATGTCAGACCAGTGAAGGTTAGCAGATTCTGGAGAAAAGGGATGAAGTTTGATCTGCTGAGTTGTAAGTGTAAGGCATGTGCCATTTGTCAAAGCTGTAAATGGGTTTGGCAGGGGCCTCTTGCCCTTCAAAAGGTGGGGCTGAGAACCCTTGATCTCATCCAGGAGGACCGACCAACTGTGGAGTGGTGAAGGAGCTAGTGTGAAAGGGTGAAGTGCTGAACAAGCCATGTAGAAAGCAGAGTTACTAGATCAGGGATGCCCCAAAGAGGAGCTCAAGTGCCCCATTCAGAACACTCCCTGGAACTGAAGCCTCAGTAGAGATGCTTCTCTCCTGTATTGAAGAGCCAGGTCAGCACATTGTGATGTCAGAAAGGAGATTGAATGGCAGGCCTTTCTTCTGTATTCTTCAGAACTAATGCTTTAGACTAGTATCTGATCAGAAGAGACAAGTTGCTGAGCTCGGGTGCAGCACTGCCTCCAGAACATTCTTTTGTGCTCTCTCTAGCCACCACTCTAATTAATCTCTGTAAGACGCTCAGATTTTGGTTTCTAAAATCTTTCCCAGAAAGTTACACATTGTGAGGAGGGCTTGGGCGTAGGCACCAGCAGAAGTTGCTCTGTGCACAGGGAGATCTCTGTTTACTCCAGTTTTCCACATTGCTGTAACCTTCCACTATCATGTGGCAGACAGAATAATGATTAATGCTGTGAatgttctctctgtgtttctcttaCGTACCTGCTGTCTTCTGCTTGGATTGAGCCCATTACTGCTGGTCATATGGTCTCTGTAgtttcattgtattttttttatgctATGTAGTTTCTTTTCTTTGGCAACCTGATCTCTCTGAATATCAGCCCACAGCTGTACTGTGGTAAAATGAGATATTCAGCAAGTGATCTTGAAAATCCACAATTAACAGAAGCAAAACTCTTTTTAATTTCCCCTTTAACATTCTTATTGTTTTGGAGTTCTGTTCAATGCGATCTATGATTTCCATTCCCCTCCCATTTTGCAGGCCTGGATTTTCTGGTCCCCGTCGCAGGTTACCTCTGCAGGCTGTGTCACAAATTCTACCATAGTGACTCCGGTGCCCGGGTCACACACTGCAAGTCCCTGATGCATTTTGAGAACTTTCAGGTTAGACCCCTTTGGCAATTGCATGGCCTGGCATTTGTCACCCTGTGTGTGTCTTCTCTATTCCTTCAGTACCTCCTCTCTTTGAGCTGTCTGTCTTCAGCACCTTTCTATTGTCCTCAGTGTCCAGCACTATGTCTGTCATGCCACAGCTTTCATCTGGTATGCTCTCTGCTTGTCTTCAACTCCCCTTGTAGATGAGACACCGTTCTGCTCCTGCTTCCTAACTACTGCTAACGGCTGCCATTGCCCATTCTCAGCTGGAAATCCTCCATCTCCCCAGCAAATGTTGGATCCGTTAACTGAACCTCTGAAATGCAATCCCTGATTCAGGCTGGGACTTTTCTGGTCCCTTAGCAAGTACAAATGGGTGAAGCTGGTGGAGGACTAGACAAGAAGAGGCTGCTCCTTTTAAAGAGAGCAGGAAATGATATGCATCTGTGTAGGTGAAGCTTTAGTGTCCATAATACCAGAAATAGGCCCTGACACTCAAATTACATATAGGTAACATCTATACAGGGCACAGGTAGTTGGAAACTCACCTTTAAAATGGTAGAAATGAAATTCCAGGCCAGTTCTAGAAGATGGATAACTCCAATCCATAAGCTGCTGAGAGTTCAGTCGGTCAGCAGGGACTAGGGAGCAACCTGGGAGCTTCTGGTAGCTTGTCTGGAGGCTCTTCGCTGGCACAGAGTTCAGCCAGTTAATGCTGTCTCTCTGCTGTATCTAGTCCACACAAAGAAATGGCCCTTGCCTTCAGCTGTAAACTCCTCCACTGCCTCTCGCAAATTTTGATGCATGGACCTGAGTTTGCCACCTCCTCTCTGTGCTCGAATTTCACGAAGGGCAGTAATCAGATTTTGTGACCTGTGCCTATCAGGCTGCTCTTGAGGCACTGTAgtgtttttccttcccccttcaaTGACCATTGCCTGAGTCTTATGTATGGAAGTGGCATTTCCTGACTCCTGGGATGGGGGTAATTCCACTTTGCATTTCCTCTGCTGGTTCAGGCCAACGCCTGCTTCAGCAAAAATCTCATTTCTCCTCCTGTGTATTCATAGTTTCTTCATGGTGTGTCCCGTGGAGCTTTTCTGCTAGTCTTCCGACAGGTTAACCTTTCACTAGGCTGGCAAAGGAGTTAACAGTCCCCTTTCTATCCCTGTTACCTTTACCAAGAGCTGGGGGAAACAAGTGTTCCATGTGTGCTGGCAGTTCTTAAAAATCTTTGCAGGTGAAGCTGCAGCTGTTCCTCTGGGTCACCCATTCCCTGTACAGATCACCTCTGGAATGAAAGAACCAGTCCCCCTTGTCCATGTTTTGCTTCAGTAAGTTATTCAGATTGATGTAGTTACAGTCCCTCTTCCTGCTTGTTACAAAATGAGTTAGCAGAGCAGCAGTGAGCGTTCTTCCCTACCACCCTTAGAACCCGGGGAGATGCTCCTGTTTCCACCCATTGGGGTACCAGGAAGGAAGTGTTGTCTAGTAGTTAGGGGACTAAGAGTCAGATTTCCTCTCTTCTGGCAGTGAGTTGCTGTGTTACTTTAGggaagtcacttagcttctccaTTCCTATCTATAAAATAGTGAGGATGGCCTTAAGGGCTAATTCATTGATATTTGATGAAGTGGTTGGAAGTTAGCTGACTCCAGGTGTATGTGGGTATGACTGGGAGGAGTTGACCTTCTACAAATATTTACGGTTGGTCTCCATTTATAACTAGCCATTACCCTTTTGATCTTGTGATCTCAGCTGGAAGCAGTTACTCCCTGGACTGTGCATACTGCTGGTTAGAGGCCTAAAGACTGTTATGGTCTTTTGCATTAAATGTCTTCTAGTTTCTTTCAAATGGGGTGAACAGCACTTCTGGCCAGAATTCCACACTGGAGGCTGCTTAGCAGCAAACTGCTTGCATCTGAGGCACCAATCTGGAAACAGCTACCTTGCACTTGGTCAACAAGAGTTGCCGCAGTTTAGGATGTgacgtttaaactgatttagttacaCCAGTATGTAATGCTTTGTGGATACTTAAGCTGGTTTAAATTGCTGTATTCTGGTTTAGCTTAAATCAATTTGGAACAGACAAAGTAGTGCAAACCCCTCTGTGGACCCTTTaacttaattaaaaattaaactcaGGCAGCTTTGTGGGGTAGACAAAAGCACCATCAGGCTGGCAGCAGTGGGGTGCTGACCATGTATTCAGTTCACTTTGAGTGCATGAGAGATTTCTGGCTGGTAAGTGAAAAATGTTTAGTTGTACTGAAGTGTCTGTCTGCCAGTGGAGACAACTTGGCCTTTTAACTGTTTCTCCCCATACAGAAGGGGCTCTCTTCCTCTGGCACCAGGAGCGTCAGCAGACACAAACTCTTGGACCGGCTAACCTAAAAGATTAGGACTTACTGAGCCTCCTGATGCTTCTCTTCTGTGCTACCAAAAGCAGGAGCTACCTGGAGCTCTATTCGAAGAGTGACAAGAGTTGTACTTACTCTGTAGGGGCCAGGAAAGATCACAGGGAGGACTTACCTTTTGTCCTCAGTACCAAATGGTTGTTAATGCAGCCCCTTCAGTGGCCAAGTACCATAACACAGCTCAGACAGCGTGCTGGCTCAGTaaaagaacctgaatagaatggTCCAGTTAAACTGTTGGGTTCAGTACAAGCCCCTTATTCCAGGGCTTAAGTTTAGCATCACCAATCTCTCTCATATTTCTGTGGAAGAGAAGGAGCCCCATGCTGTTTACTTAGTGCCATAGTCTTTCTGGAAGTCTCGATCACCACctctctaaggccaggtctacactgcgactttaaatcggtttaatggccgatatactgatttaacgctatatccgttcacatgacgtcgtcattaatatcgagttaaacggctccttaaattgatttcggaactcctcccaaacgagaggagtagcactaaatccgatagcgataactcggattagggttcgtgtggacggaaatcgacgttattggcctctgggcggcatcccagagtgcagcactgaccgctctggacagcaatctgaactcggatgcagcgggcaggtaaacaggaaaagccccgcgaacttttgaattacatttcctgcttgcccagcgtggagctctgatcagcacggctggcgatgcagtctgaaatcgaaaaagagctccagcatagaccgtacgggagatactaggtctgatcgctgtatggggagacaaatctgttgtatccagctccgttacagaacacgaaatgccaaagcgtttgaataaaaaactccaggatacacagcgctgcgtgacaagcgtaacgggaagccagagactcaaatggacgctcatgaagggagggagggggtactgaggactccagctatcccacagtccacagcagtctctgaaaattatttgcattcttggctgagctcccaatgtctgtaggttcaaacacagtgtctggcgtggttcagggaacagctcctcagtttatttccccccaccaccacgtgaaaaaaaaaagggaaagattgctgtgctatggcgtttgctcaatgcactccgcgaaaaaggcgccaaagggttgtctgctgccttcacaaagggaggggtgaggctgtacccagcaccacccggggcagtgttttctgccccatcaggcactgtgctctcaacacggaagtgggaactatgggatagctgaggaacagctacccacagtgcaccgctcctgaaatcgatggtagctttggaccatggacgcaaacaatcgatttcgggatcccactgtggacgcgctaaaccgattttattagatctgttttgtaatatcggtttaagctaattcgaaataatcgtgcagtgtagacgtaccctaagtaaaGGCCTCCAGACTGATTGACACACTGGAGGAAATCCCTTGGTGGCTTAGAATCCCATGGCTTAGGATCCCATGGTTATACATAGTTATACTTCTGTAGGTTGGCCCCATGTGGCTCTTATGTACTATTTTCCTGAAGTTGCAGTGTCAGTTTTAACCTCCTTGCTGATCTCTCCCTGGAGTTTTCAGTTTAGGAACCCATCTTACTGACATAGGGCCTATATTCACTATCTCATGAATGTCGGAGCACTCTTGCAAGTGGAGACACTTGCTGCTTAAAATCCTCTCCTAGAAACATCCCCTTAAGCATAATTTTACTGAAGACCACCCCCCCCAACCTTGGAGCTCTTGCAAAAGAAGCAGAAAGTGAATGAGCAGACAGTCTAATTGCATTGATTAGATGAGCAAAGTGCAAAAGGAAACACTGTCATTTCATTGTGTTTAGCTGCAGCAAAATTGTGTTAATCTAGTTATTCCCCTTTAAGATGCCTGTAAGGAGTGAAAACAACCAATAGTCTTGTGTAGCTGGAGGGTGAGACTTCCTGtctcctgcccacccccaaaGCTAGATTCAGTCAGTAGTTGAGATGAGTTTTCTTGATTTCACTTAGCTCAATAGCCCAGTTGAGTGTATCATCTCTGTTCAAGATTAAGAAATATTAAAGTCTGGTGCTAGCTCTGTATCCCCAGCCTCATTCTACCTAATCCCTCCACATTAGCAAATCCAAGAGGGAATAAAACCTTAATACCATCACTTTTTGCCAGGAGCAGACCTGTAGCTGCATGAACTCCTTCCTTCAGCAGCCCACCCAAGAGAGCCATAGACTTGTGCTTTGTCTGGAGATTAAGCCAGCCACTGCAGTCTGTCACTCGCTACTGTCTTTGTGCAGGTTTCTCCTGGACCAGCTGAAACTGTCCTGTAATGTCTCAGGCCATTTATTGCTCACACATTTTTCCTTTGCACAGAGATACAAGGCAGCAAGGCAccatgctacagcagcacactTGGAGGCCTCTATGTGCTCCCGTGGCTCGGGCTTCCAGTCATCGGATGAGCAGCTGCAGCCACCTGCTAAAACAGAGGATGAAGCTGAGACAATGAATACTCATCACGGCCTGGGAGAAGAAGATACAGAATTATTGGCATTAAAAGAACAAACCTCTGGGTCTCTAGAGAATAAGAGTGAGCTGGGCCCCTCTGTGAGAAGGGGTGAAAGCCCAACCAGTGAGACTGATATATGTGGCGCCCTGGTCATAGAGGAGGAAGTCAGTCAGGATGAGGGTAGCAAGTCCCCCACCACTAGTGAAGACTGCCTGCTCCTAGATGAAGACAGTGTCACAGTGGAGTTGCTGGGACACAGTATGTGTAAGGAAGAGGAAAGTGGTGAAACCAGACAAAGGGATGGTACAGACAGACCCCAGTACCTAGTGAGCAAAGGGGATTCTGAACAGGAGGCAGCAAGCATCAGAGAGAAAGAGGCAGACACCTGCTCTCCAGCCAAAGGAGAAGCAGCAAATCTAACCCCAGCAGGGCGTAGACGCTCTGCCAGACGCAAACCCAGATAGAACAGCTTTAAAGGGAGAGCCCTTTGCATACAAtatttgctggaaatgtttattttCGGATTCTTTTAACAGAGAAAAAACCTTCCACTTTactgctgtttttattttaaaaataaagcctgGCTTTAGTATGTCTAAGAGGATGGCATTGGGTGTTATTTATACAGCTGGGATGTGATAGAGATCCATGGGATAGCCAAAGCTCTGTACTGTTAAACCTGAAAGGGTTGCTGAAGCTGACCTTCCTAAAGCTTAGGCTTACTGCTTGAACTGGCAAAGCCTGCTGCACGACTGGGCTCACTAGGACTTTTCACTGTACTAGCCATCTGCTTCCTGCTGTGCTGAGGTGGTTCCCCTTTCACAGGTCATGATGCTGATGTGAGCAGAATTTTACTGCTGGCAGATGAGTCAGCCCCATGCGAACACAATTTGTGCACTTTCACAATGTTTTCCCATGGAATCAAGCCAGTGCACTAGGCAACAGACTCACTCGGGACCCAGTTTTAGACTGGAAAATGAAGGCAGCTCAGTCATTTGATCTCTCAGCACTTAAAGCAAGGCTGCTTCTGAAATGCTTGTCAGAGGACATTCTGTTTAAGCTggtttattaaaagtttctttataAATACTATCAACTGTACAAAGTGACAGTCACTTCACAATGCTGGACCTTGCCAGCAGAAGCTACAGACACGATCAAAGCAGTTTCACAGACTTACAGTGGTCATGCAGTCTTACAAACACGTTTGTATCTCCCAGACATTCAGGAAGGACTCTGATGTGACAGCATTGCTGGGCAGTCCTCCTACCCTCTCTCACCATGTGGCTGTGACACTACAAGGGGAGCAAATTAGGCTGCTATATAGTAATACCTCTCAGAAGCCACTGCTGAGTCTCGAAGTGCTTTAAAGAGTCACTCATGCTTTTTACTCTCCATTAAGTAGAGCATGATGGTGGCTTACACTACATTTGCCTTGAAGGAGGAATGCATGGACTGGAGTCCTGGCATTTAGCCAGTGTTTCTCATCACAGAACTTTTGTAAGCCTAACTGAAGTGTAGACCTTAGGGAGGCTGCAGCCACAGGGCTAAAGAAACCAGATGATTTAAGCCCCAGAAGAAGCCTATTACCCTCCCCACAATTAACACAGAGCAAGTCTGGGGCCAGAATGGAGCCACCATTTGCTACGGAACTCCAGAGCAGTAAGGCTTAGAAGCCCAGTTTACtaggggagaagagtctgtgagGTAGAGTTCTAAACAGTCTTCAGGACAACAGTCACAACTTTCCTTTGTAGTTGAGTTGTGGCAAAAGGGGCCTATACA
This genomic window from Chelonoidis abingdonii isolate Lonesome George chromosome 24, CheloAbing_2.0, whole genome shotgun sequence contains:
- the CIZ1 gene encoding cip1-interacting zinc finger protein, whose protein sequence is MFNQQQFQLLQLQHLLQQQHQHPSQQGGRGLPPPQQQQMLNLRATNQASLLNANPMLQRALLMQQMQGNLRGFNMTAPALQQFFPQATRHSLLGPPPVGVSLKPAQLGFPGLPFQRQNRMFRKDYQRGPDKKRELDQASSSQAQGVEEKIEIPEGTQAGSEQNNSSPTEPKMPAESILDTEPAAKRLKSMEEVPREHAAGSQEAEESSMEIQADGPDSMRENTTEDASKERSFSEELKAPEVLSSGGSLKVTIQQSSESRAISTTALKPGQWTCELGTADTSPESVLKFFCYICKTNCCNQQNFQSHMAGIQHQQRLGEIQHMSNVCFVSLLPMVKEQTLMAKKDGETQQRWCNTCQIHFIGDLIKHRRTQEHKLAKRSLRPFCTVCSRHFKTPRKFVEHMKSPEHKQKAKEVRLGEKELGGPEDSEELITVDAVGCFEDEEEEEEEEGIGEEEGSEVVQTENEDPITMQVGLKEESPVDCEGNETYCPDTPYGLDFLVPVAGYLCRLCHKFYHSDSGARVTHCKSLMHFENFQRYKAARHHATAAHLEASMCSRGSGFQSSDEQLQPPAKTEDEAETMNTHHGLGEEDTELLALKEQTSGSLENKSELGPSVRRGESPTSETDICGALVIEEEVSQDEGSKSPTTSEDCLLLDEDSVTVELLGHSMCKEEESGETRQRDGTDRPQYLVSKGDSEQEAASIREKEADTCSPAKGEAANLTPAGRRRSARRKPR